The following are encoded in a window of Bos indicus isolate NIAB-ARS_2022 breed Sahiwal x Tharparkar chromosome 7, NIAB-ARS_B.indTharparkar_mat_pri_1.0, whole genome shotgun sequence genomic DNA:
- the ARF1 gene encoding ADP-ribosylation factor 1, with protein sequence MGNIFANLFKGLFGKKEMRILMVGLDAAGKTTILYKLKLGEIVTTIPTIGFNVETVEYKNISFTVWDVGGQDKIRPLWRHYFQNTQGLIFVVDSNDRERVNEAREELMRMLAEDELRDAVLLVFANKQDLPNAMNAAEITDKLGLHSLRHRNWYIQATCATSGDGLYEGLDWLSNQLRNQK encoded by the exons ATGGGGAATATCTTTGCAAACCTCTTCAAGGGCCTTTTTGGCAAAAAAGAAATGCGCATTCTCATGGTGGGCCTAGATGCTGCGGGAAAGACCACCATCCTGTACAAACTGAAGCTGGGTGAAATTGTGACCACCATTCCCACTATTG gCTTCAACGTGGAGACCGTGGAGTACAAGAACATCAGCTTCACTGTGTGGGACGTGGGTGGCCAGGACAAGATCCGGCCTCTGTGGCGCCACTACTTTCAAAACACACAAG GTCTCATCTTTGTGGTTGACAGCAATGACAGAGAGCGTGTGAATGAGGCCCGTGAGGAGCTCATGAGGATGTTGGCAGAAGACGAGCTCAGGGACGCCGTTCTGCTCGTGTTTGCTAACAAACAG GACCTCCCTAATGCCATGAACGCGGCCGAGATCACGGACAAGCTGGGCCTGCACTCTCTGCGCCACAGGAACTGGTACATTCAGGCCACCTGTGCCACCAGTGGGGACGGGCTTTACGAGGGACTGGACTGGCTGTCCAATCAGCTCCGGAACCAGAAATGA